One stretch of Pedobacter riviphilus DNA includes these proteins:
- a CDS encoding alginate lyase family protein — MRKFVVTTALALLSFSSFSQIVSLNTNEIKKLKSQIKNDEETKKLYLGFEKSTLNYLNEQPNPIDTIRTEGLLKGNPKKEKTRLALADMNKMFALALQYKITSDQKYLNKCVEFLGAWAKINKPNGDPIDDTNLDKAIEAYDLIKKDISTTDKKQIEQWLTETAWAEINSKRMKAGRATAINNWNAHRLKEVGEIGYTLNNQDFIKWTIGNLKSHININLYADGTSLDFKERDAMHYHIYDLEPMLKLAIMIDRAKGPNFYTYESPKGSSIKKSVEWLIPYINGEKQHEEYVHTTVKFDRDRAKNNEPGFAPGTMFKPDLALPVLKLSVYFDRAQVELLKKVNNNDGNWQMVLDEIQRESK; from the coding sequence ATGAGAAAGTTTGTCGTTACAACCGCTCTTGCTTTATTATCTTTTTCTTCGTTTTCGCAAATTGTAAGTTTAAATACCAATGAAATTAAAAAGCTGAAAAGCCAGATCAAAAATGATGAGGAAACCAAAAAGCTATACCTGGGCTTTGAAAAATCGACATTAAATTATCTAAACGAACAACCCAACCCAATTGATACCATCAGAACCGAAGGATTGTTAAAGGGTAATCCAAAAAAAGAGAAAACCAGATTAGCCCTGGCAGATATGAACAAAATGTTTGCGCTGGCTTTACAATACAAAATTACCAGTGACCAAAAATATTTAAACAAATGTGTAGAATTTCTTGGCGCATGGGCCAAAATCAATAAACCAAATGGCGATCCTATTGACGATACCAATCTGGATAAAGCCATTGAAGCTTACGACCTGATTAAAAAAGATATTTCAACAACCGATAAAAAACAGATTGAACAATGGCTTACTGAAACAGCCTGGGCTGAAATTAACAGCAAACGCATGAAAGCAGGGAGAGCCACTGCCATTAATAACTGGAATGCACACCGCTTAAAAGAAGTTGGCGAAATCGGTTACACCTTAAACAATCAGGATTTTATTAAGTGGACCATCGGCAATTTAAAAAGCCACATCAATATCAATCTATATGCTGACGGAACAAGTTTGGATTTTAAAGAGCGCGATGCCATGCATTATCACATTTACGATCTTGAACCCATGCTAAAGTTGGCCATTATGATCGACAGAGCGAAGGGCCCAAATTTTTATACTTACGAGTCGCCTAAAGGATCTTCGATCAAAAAATCTGTAGAATGGTTGATCCCATACATCAATGGTGAAAAACAACACGAAGAATATGTGCATACTACCGTTAAATTCGACCGCGACCGAGCAAAGAACAATGAGCCTGGATTTGCTCCTGGGACGATGTTTAAACCAGATTTGGCTTTGCCCGTATTAAAGCTGTCTGTTTATTTCGATAGGGCACAGGTTGAACTGTTAAAAAAAGTAAATAACAATGATGGCAACTGGCAGATGGTACTAGATGAAATACAACGAGAAAGTAAATAG
- a CDS encoding GbsR/MarR family transcriptional regulator: MELAAAKLKFIEAWGKLGSEWGINRTMAQVHALLLISPEALTTEEIMEALSISRGNANMTLRDLIGWGLIEKQHKAGERKEYFFADKDVWNISRQVAKERKKRELEPVLKVLNELSTVTGDEKDPEFKTFKKSVSDINKLALNVDKTLETMLKAEENWFWGSVLKVFK; the protein is encoded by the coding sequence ATGGAATTAGCAGCAGCGAAATTAAAATTTATTGAAGCTTGGGGCAAATTAGGCTCCGAATGGGGAATTAATCGCACGATGGCCCAGGTACATGCGTTATTACTCATTTCTCCTGAAGCGCTTACCACCGAAGAAATTATGGAAGCACTCAGTATCTCAAGGGGAAATGCCAACATGACACTCCGCGATTTAATTGGATGGGGCTTAATTGAAAAACAACATAAAGCAGGCGAGCGCAAAGAGTATTTTTTTGCCGATAAAGATGTTTGGAATATTTCCCGCCAGGTAGCTAAAGAGCGTAAAAAAAGAGAGTTAGAGCCTGTTTTAAAAGTTTTGAATGAACTGTCAACTGTAACGGGTGATGAAAAAGACCCAGAGTTTAAAACCTTTAAAAAATCGGTAAGCGATATTAACAAACTTGCCCTCAACGTAGATAAAACTTTAGAAACGATGCTTAAAGCAGAAGAGAATTGGTTCTGGGGCTCGGTTTTGAAAGTGTTTAAATAG
- a CDS encoding DUF393 domain-containing protein, with product MKTLKNHVILFDNECPMCYAYTKAFVKTGMLAQDGREAYQEMPQNICPLVDKQRVANEIALVNTETGEVTYGIQSLFKIIANAIPFFKPLFLFSPFVYLMRKFYAFISYNRKVIIPAAVKENTIQPTFKLHYRIAFLLLTWAITAYILTDYEHLLTDFVPLGSRYREYLICGGQLFFQGAIISFYRKEKLWDYLGNMMTISFAGSLLLLPIIILAKYVSFLPLFFLLYFLMVAGLMFLAHIRRSKLLKLGWLMSVTWALYRLIVLSLILIL from the coding sequence ATGAAAACGCTTAAGAACCATGTGATTTTATTTGACAATGAGTGCCCAATGTGTTATGCCTATACCAAAGCCTTTGTAAAAACAGGTATGTTGGCTCAAGATGGTCGTGAGGCCTACCAGGAAATGCCACAAAACATTTGCCCGCTGGTAGATAAGCAAAGGGTTGCCAATGAAATTGCACTCGTTAATACCGAAACAGGCGAAGTTACTTACGGCATCCAGAGTTTGTTCAAAATTATCGCAAACGCTATCCCCTTTTTTAAGCCTTTATTTTTGTTTAGTCCATTTGTTTACCTGATGCGTAAATTTTATGCATTTATTTCTTACAACCGTAAAGTGATTATTCCAGCTGCAGTTAAAGAAAACACAATACAGCCAACTTTTAAACTCCATTACCGCATTGCTTTTCTACTTTTAACCTGGGCTATTACTGCTTATATATTAACAGATTATGAGCATCTGCTTACCGATTTTGTACCGTTAGGTAGTAGATACCGCGAATACTTAATTTGTGGCGGCCAGCTATTTTTCCAAGGCGCAATTATTAGCTTTTATAGAAAAGAAAAGCTTTGGGATTACTTGGGGAATATGATGACCATTTCTTTCGCAGGTTCACTTTTACTCTTGCCTATTATAATTCTGGCAAAATATGTCAGCTTTCTGCCTTTATTTTTTCTGCTGTATTTTCTAATGGTTGCGGGACTGATGTTTTTAGCGCATATCCGAAGAAGTAAATTATTAAAGCTAGGTTGGTTGATGAGTGTTACCTGGGCGCTTTACCGCTTAATTGTTTTGAGTTTAATCTTAATTTTATAA
- a CDS encoding TIGR01777 family oxidoreductase, with protein sequence MKYGKIILAGGNGYLGGVLAQYFSSLADEVIILARKPQAKTGNIKTLVWDGKTIDEWSQSLKGADLLVNLCGKNVNCRYTEKNKKEIFDSRLIPTHLLGKAIEEMENPPKLWINITSATIYRHAEDHSQDELTGEIGEGFSIEVCKAWENNFFETNTPNTRKIALRMGIVLGIKDGAFPRLLNLVKLGMGGKQGNGEQYVSWVHELDAAGSIEWLLNHNEIEGIINCTAPEPIKNHLFMHSIRKAYGISFGLPAPAWLLAIGAKIIGTETELILKSRWVKPAVLLNSGFDFKYGKIDEAMSALSAKQKDQNKRQGAVSRVR encoded by the coding sequence ATGAAATACGGAAAAATTATACTGGCCGGAGGAAATGGTTATTTGGGCGGTGTATTGGCGCAATATTTTAGCAGTCTGGCTGATGAGGTGATCATTCTGGCCAGAAAACCACAAGCCAAAACGGGCAATATTAAAACGTTGGTATGGGATGGTAAAACCATAGATGAGTGGAGCCAAAGCTTGAAAGGTGCTGATCTCTTGGTTAACCTTTGCGGTAAAAATGTAAACTGCAGGTACACCGAAAAAAACAAAAAAGAAATTTTTGATTCAAGATTGATCCCCACGCATTTACTGGGCAAAGCGATTGAGGAAATGGAAAATCCACCAAAACTTTGGATCAATATTACTTCTGCCACTATATATCGTCATGCGGAAGACCATTCTCAAGATGAGTTAACAGGCGAAATCGGTGAGGGTTTTTCTATTGAAGTTTGCAAAGCCTGGGAAAATAACTTTTTTGAAACCAATACGCCCAATACCCGAAAAATAGCCCTTAGAATGGGTATTGTTTTAGGTATTAAAGATGGTGCGTTTCCTCGCTTACTTAACCTGGTCAAACTGGGCATGGGTGGTAAACAGGGCAATGGCGAACAGTATGTAAGCTGGGTGCACGAGTTAGATGCCGCAGGCAGTATTGAATGGTTACTGAACCACAATGAGATTGAAGGCATAATAAACTGTACCGCACCCGAGCCAATTAAAAACCACCTGTTTATGCACAGCATCAGAAAAGCCTATGGCATCAGCTTTGGCTTGCCTGCTCCAGCCTGGCTACTGGCCATAGGCGCAAAAATAATCGGAACGGAAACGGAACTGATTTTAAAAAGCAGGTGGGTTAAACCAGCAGTACTCCTAAATAGTGGATTTGATTTTAAATACGGAAAAATTGATGAGGCGATGAGCGCGCTAAGTGCGAAGCAGAAAGACCAAAACAAAAGGCAAGGTGCGGTGAGCAGGGTCAGATAG
- a CDS encoding SRPBCC family protein, producing the protein MPIIILKTLINAPIEHCFDLSRNIDLHLQSMKASGENAIAGKKTGLINLHESVTWRAKHFGIPFEMTNKISKMEYPTFFVDEMVKGPFKKLHHQHQFKIMGSQTEMTDIFEFQAPLGLLGWLVEKIFLKNYMLKLIEKRNKVIKLQAER; encoded by the coding sequence ATGCCTATAATCATATTAAAAACATTGATTAATGCGCCAATCGAGCATTGCTTTGATCTATCTAGAAATATCGATCTCCACTTACAATCGATGAAAGCTTCTGGAGAAAATGCAATAGCTGGAAAAAAGACTGGTTTGATCAATTTACATGAATCGGTTACCTGGCGAGCCAAGCATTTTGGTATTCCATTCGAAATGACAAATAAGATCAGTAAAATGGAATACCCAACATTTTTTGTAGACGAGATGGTTAAAGGTCCCTTTAAAAAACTCCATCACCAACACCAGTTTAAAATAATGGGTTCTCAGACAGAAATGACCGATATTTTCGAGTTTCAGGCACCGCTTGGCTTATTAGGCTGGCTTGTAGAAAAAATATTTCTTAAAAATTATATGTTAAAGCTCATTGAGAAAAGAAATAAGGTAATCAAACTTCAAGCTGAAAGGTAA
- a CDS encoding DUF4834 family protein, which translates to MALVKFIFITILVLWLIRMLIRLILPMLFNNLASKMQSQATGQQQQRRSKPEGSISIDYMPPKPDQSKTDKLGDFVDYEEVK; encoded by the coding sequence ATGGCATTAGTAAAATTCATTTTCATCACAATATTGGTACTTTGGCTGATCAGAATGTTGATTAGGTTAATTCTGCCAATGCTGTTTAATAACCTGGCCAGCAAAATGCAAAGTCAGGCTACAGGACAGCAACAACAAAGACGGTCAAAACCTGAAGGCTCTATTTCGATAGATTATATGCCTCCAAAACCCGATCAAAGTAAAACAGATAAACTCGGCGACTTCGTAGACTACGAAGAAGTGAAATAA
- a CDS encoding YwbE family protein codes for MDGQNRKDIYPGLEVGIILKKDQRSGNITYGVVKDLLTSSAFHSRGIKVRLEDGQVGRVAEIVED; via the coding sequence ATGGACGGGCAAAACAGAAAAGATATTTATCCGGGGCTAGAGGTCGGAATTATTTTGAAGAAAGATCAGCGATCTGGAAACATCACTTATGGCGTGGTGAAAGATCTGCTTACTTCATCAGCATTTCATTCCAGAGGGATAAAAGTGAGGCTCGAAGATGGTCAGGTTGGCCGCGTAGCTGAAATAGTTGAAGATTAA
- a CDS encoding DUF3472 domain-containing protein, translated as MKSLKLVTLIVLGVMGLKSYAQNITAISLPLGGNAYSSLHEDSERTLSNRGIVNWSDPKEYFTAYFRVSKPGTITVSLSDKPLVDGQSVLEFAINNQSKKVSFDETKPFDGKIGEWTIKDTGYIALTIKGISKSAGRFPSIETLSIGGTATEGKTAYVKNNEGNFFHWGRRGPSVHLNYQQPENVNAAWYYNEVTVPKGEDILGSYFMANGFGEGYFGMQVNSPTERHILFSVWSPFNTDDPKSIPESHKIKMLKKGEGVHTGEFGNEGAGGQSYLNYMWKAGNTYKFLLHGVPGKDSLTTYTAYFFAPETNKWQLIASFTRPQTKTYLKRFHSFLENFSPVQGDLSRKVFFDNQWICDDKGTWTELKSARFTTDNTGAKGYRMDYQGGVDKGAFYLKNGGFFNDYTTPRKIFTRSTTGKKPEIDFSKLP; from the coding sequence ATGAAATCCCTAAAACTAGTCACGCTGATCGTACTCGGCGTAATGGGGCTAAAAAGTTATGCCCAAAATATTACAGCCATTTCCCTCCCACTTGGAGGTAATGCCTACAGTTCTTTACATGAGGATTCAGAAAGAACATTATCCAACAGGGGAATTGTAAACTGGTCTGATCCGAAAGAATATTTTACAGCCTATTTTAGAGTTTCTAAACCTGGTACCATAACGGTATCATTAAGCGATAAACCTTTGGTCGATGGGCAATCAGTTCTGGAATTCGCCATCAACAACCAATCTAAAAAGGTGAGTTTCGATGAAACCAAGCCATTTGACGGTAAAATTGGCGAGTGGACAATTAAAGATACAGGTTATATAGCCTTAACGATTAAAGGAATAAGCAAAAGTGCAGGCAGATTTCCTTCGATAGAAACCTTATCTATTGGCGGGACAGCTACCGAAGGCAAAACAGCTTACGTTAAAAACAATGAAGGCAACTTTTTTCATTGGGGCAGACGCGGGCCGTCGGTTCACCTGAACTATCAGCAACCTGAAAATGTAAATGCAGCGTGGTATTATAACGAAGTAACTGTACCAAAGGGCGAAGATATCTTAGGTTCTTATTTTATGGCGAACGGATTTGGTGAAGGCTATTTCGGTATGCAGGTAAATAGTCCAACCGAACGGCATATCCTGTTTTCGGTATGGAGCCCTTTCAATACCGACGATCCTAAAAGTATTCCAGAATCGCATAAAATTAAAATGCTTAAGAAAGGCGAAGGCGTACACACGGGAGAATTTGGTAACGAAGGTGCTGGAGGCCAGAGCTACCTGAACTACATGTGGAAAGCAGGAAACACCTATAAATTCTTGTTGCATGGTGTACCTGGAAAAGATAGCCTAACCACATATACGGCCTATTTCTTTGCCCCTGAAACCAATAAATGGCAACTGATTGCCAGTTTTACCAGGCCGCAAACTAAAACCTATTTAAAACGCTTCCATTCCTTTTTAGAAAATTTCTCTCCTGTACAGGGCGATCTATCGCGAAAAGTTTTCTTTGATAACCAATGGATCTGCGATGATAAAGGAACGTGGACTGAATTAAAATCTGCGCGCTTTACTACCGACAATACAGGAGCAAAAGGATATCGGATGGATTACCAGGGAGGAGTAGATAAGGGTGCCTTTTATTTAAAAAATGGTGGCTTTTTTAACGATTATACCACACCAAGAAAAATCTTTACCAGAAGTACTACAGGTAAGAAACCTGAAATAGATTTTAGTAAATTACCTTAA
- the uvrB gene encoding excinuclease ABC subunit UvrB encodes MKFKITSEYQPTGDQPNAIKQLVDGVNANEHYQTLLGVTGSGKTFTIANVIEQTQKPTLILSHNKTLAAQLYGEFKNFFPENSVNYFVSYYDYYQPEAFIASSNTYIEKDLSINEEIEKLRLRTTSSLMSGRRDIIVVSSISCIYGMGNPEDFSRMVFRFGVGLRISRNAFLHNLVEILYSRTTTDFKRGTFRVKGDTVDIFPAYLDHAYRISFFGDDIEELSSIDPVSGKTIEKLEDMAIYPANLFVTPKDRFNSSIWGIQEELEIRKNQLIADRHLLEAKRLEERTNFDIEMMKELGYCSGIENYSRFFDGRQPGMRPFCLLDYFPDDYLMVIDESHVTVPQIRAMYGGDRSRKLSLVEYGFRLPAALDNRPLNFNEFEALAPQTIYVSATPAEYELEKSEGVVVEQVIRPTGLLDPVIEIRPAINQVDDLLDEIDITIKDGGRILVTTLTKRMAEELTKYLDRLNIKTRYIHSEIKTLERVEILRGLRLGEFDVLVGINLLREGLDLPEVTLVAILDADKEGFLRSEKSLIQTIGRAARNDKGRVIMYADGITESMEKTISETNRRRDIQIAYNLENGITPKTVGKSREAILEQTSVLDFSQKASDNKARAYVENAEISIAADPIVQYMGKAELQRAIDTTRKDMQKAAKDMDFLQAAKLRDEMFALEKMFNEKFGK; translated from the coding sequence ATGAAATTTAAAATCACCTCAGAATATCAACCTACCGGAGATCAGCCAAACGCGATAAAACAATTGGTAGATGGCGTAAATGCCAACGAACATTATCAAACTTTATTAGGCGTTACGGGATCTGGAAAAACATTTACGATAGCCAATGTGATTGAGCAGACGCAAAAACCTACCCTGATTTTGAGTCACAATAAAACTTTGGCAGCGCAGCTTTATGGCGAGTTCAAAAATTTCTTCCCTGAAAACTCGGTGAATTATTTTGTTTCTTATTACGATTACTATCAGCCAGAAGCTTTTATCGCATCAAGCAATACTTATATCGAAAAAGACTTGAGCATAAACGAAGAGATTGAAAAACTCCGGTTACGCACTACTTCTTCGTTAATGAGCGGTAGGCGTGATATTATCGTGGTATCATCCATCTCCTGTATTTATGGTATGGGCAATCCGGAAGATTTTTCGCGGATGGTTTTCCGTTTTGGTGTGGGCTTAAGGATTTCGAGGAATGCATTTTTGCATAACTTAGTTGAGATTTTATATTCCAGAACCACAACAGACTTTAAACGCGGAACCTTTAGGGTTAAAGGCGATACGGTAGATATTTTTCCAGCCTATCTTGATCACGCTTACCGCATTTCTTTTTTCGGTGATGATATTGAAGAACTTTCTTCTATTGATCCGGTTTCTGGAAAAACGATAGAAAAATTAGAAGATATGGCCATTTATCCGGCCAACCTTTTCGTTACCCCGAAAGATAGGTTTAATTCCTCGATCTGGGGTATACAGGAAGAACTGGAAATCCGTAAGAACCAATTGATTGCCGATAGACACTTATTGGAAGCTAAAAGACTAGAAGAGCGGACCAATTTCGATATCGAAATGATGAAAGAATTAGGTTATTGCTCAGGTATCGAAAACTATTCTCGTTTCTTTGATGGCAGACAGCCAGGCATGCGCCCTTTCTGTTTGCTGGATTATTTTCCTGATGATTATTTAATGGTAATTGACGAAAGTCACGTTACCGTTCCGCAGATTAGGGCTATGTATGGTGGAGATAGATCGAGGAAATTATCTTTGGTTGAATATGGTTTCCGTTTGCCGGCTGCACTTGATAACCGACCTTTGAACTTTAACGAATTCGAAGCCCTTGCACCACAAACCATTTATGTAAGCGCTACTCCAGCCGAATATGAGTTGGAAAAATCAGAAGGTGTGGTGGTGGAGCAGGTAATTAGGCCAACCGGATTATTAGACCCTGTTATAGAGATTAGGCCTGCCATTAACCAGGTTGATGATCTTTTAGATGAAATAGACATTACCATAAAAGATGGCGGACGTATTCTGGTTACTACGCTAACCAAGCGCATGGCTGAAGAATTGACAAAATATCTTGATCGCTTAAACATCAAAACCAGGTATATCCACTCAGAAATTAAAACCCTTGAACGCGTAGAAATTCTTCGTGGTTTACGTTTAGGAGAATTTGATGTATTGGTGGGCATTAACCTTTTACGTGAAGGCTTGGATTTGCCAGAGGTTACCTTGGTTGCTATTCTAGATGCAGATAAAGAAGGTTTCTTACGGTCTGAAAAATCGCTCATCCAAACCATCGGCCGTGCGGCCCGTAACGATAAGGGCCGTGTAATTATGTATGCTGATGGCATTACGGAAAGTATGGAAAAAACCATCTCTGAAACGAACAGGCGTAGAGATATACAGATTGCTTACAACCTTGAAAATGGCATTACCCCAAAAACGGTCGGAAAATCGAGAGAAGCCATTTTAGAACAGACTTCAGTACTTGATTTCTCGCAAAAAGCTAGTGATAATAAAGCAAGGGCTTACGTTGAAAATGCAGAAATCAGTATTGCAGCAGATCCAATTGTACAGTACATGGGTAAAGCTGAGCTGCAAAGGGCAATCGATACAACCCGTAAGGATATGCAAAAAGCAGCAAAAGACATGGACTTTTTACAGGCAGCAAAACTGCGCGATGAAATGTTTGCCCTAGAGAAAATGTTCAACGAAAAATTCGGCAAGTAA
- a CDS encoding DUF4143 domain-containing protein — MHFLNGNLFNGESFARSLGVSAPTVNRYLDFLEGGFLIRRLQPWFVNAKKRLVKSSKTYTRDTGILHRLLNIPSYSDLFGHPGIGASWEGYVVEQIYQIKEKQTELFFIGLKEGQNAIWFLYRELHHLHVSKLNYQMRQQYLKVL; from the coding sequence ATACATTTTTTAAATGGGAACCTATTTAATGGCGAATCGTTTGCAAGATCGTTAGGCGTTAGTGCACCAACCGTTAACAGGTATCTAGATTTTTTAGAGGGAGGTTTTTTGATCAGAAGATTACAACCATGGTTTGTTAATGCAAAAAAACGTCTGGTTAAATCATCAAAAACATATACCAGAGACACAGGGATTCTTCATAGGTTATTAAATATCCCCAGCTATAGTGACTTATTTGGCCATCCAGGAATAGGAGCTTCTTGGGAAGGCTACGTAGTTGAACAGATTTATCAAATAAAAGAAAAACAAACAGAACTTTTTTTTATCGGACTCAAAGAGGGGCAGAATGCGATTTGGTTCTTGTACAGGGAATTACACCACTTGCATGTATCGAAATTAAATTATCAAATGCGCCAACAGTATCTCAAGGTTTTATAA
- a CDS encoding M1 family metallopeptidase, which produces MNKLFTLTGLLFFSGSVAMAQNIQNNPGSNHGNKFEQLGTILPTPNEQRTASGAPGVKYWQQRADYNIKCELDEKNLLLTGSETITYTNNSPDPLTYIWLQLDENEHSTDRNANYQDATKMPAPGNTKNLDQLIATGNNGYGINITKLTDATGKNLPYTVNKTMMRVDLPVALRTGQKFIFNIDWNYKISDRMSVGGRGGYEFFPADGNYLFTMTQWYPRLCVYSDFQGWQNHQFTGRGEFALTFGDFKVQMTVPADHLVGSTGECINYSAVLNPTQLSRYNSAKTAAAPVEIQTLAEAKLAETKKSTAKKTWVFNANNVRDFAWTSSRKFIWDAMPQKIQANNNTVMCMSFYGKEAYNLYSKFSTRAVAHTIKTYSDFTIPYPYPVAQSIEAANGMEYPMICFNYGRTDTDGTYSESTKNGMLGVIIHEVGHNFFPMIINSDERQWTWMDEGLNSFVEYLTEELWDNKFPSKKGPAYTIVDYMKLPKDELEPIMTNSENIARFGPNAYSKPATGLNILRETIMGRELFDYAFKEYSRRWAFKHPEPADLFRTMEDASGEDLDWFWRGWFYGTDPCDISLDSVKFAKADFPKDLPEAKSKMVKIDKPAVNAFEDISKIRNREDKKINFYVDKTPGAQDFYYKYDRGMVTVDTTVATKTETAATLEAVPSAEQDKYGNKFLYELSFSNRGGLVMPIIVEFTYKDGTKEIDRIPAQIWRHNELKTAKFYVKNKEVASILIDPLRETADIDTSNNTWGGKAKESKFKVYKTKAGGTVRGQSVGKNPMQAAAGK; this is translated from the coding sequence ATGAATAAACTATTTACTTTAACCGGCCTGCTATTCTTTTCTGGTAGTGTGGCTATGGCCCAAAACATTCAGAATAACCCAGGGAGCAACCATGGGAATAAGTTTGAGCAATTGGGCACCATTTTACCGACACCTAACGAACAACGTACAGCCAGCGGAGCGCCGGGCGTTAAATACTGGCAGCAACGTGCCGATTATAACATCAAATGCGAGCTGGATGAAAAAAATCTGTTGTTAACGGGATCTGAAACGATCACTTACACCAACAACTCTCCCGATCCATTAACTTATATCTGGTTGCAGCTTGATGAAAATGAGCATAGCACGGATAGAAATGCCAATTATCAGGATGCGACTAAAATGCCTGCTCCCGGAAATACTAAAAATTTAGATCAGTTAATTGCAACAGGAAATAACGGATATGGAATAAATATTACCAAATTAACCGATGCAACCGGCAAAAACTTACCTTATACGGTTAATAAAACCATGATGAGGGTTGATTTGCCAGTTGCGCTGAGAACTGGGCAAAAATTTATCTTCAATATCGATTGGAACTATAAAATTTCTGACCGGATGAGTGTTGGTGGCCGTGGAGGTTATGAGTTTTTTCCAGCCGATGGAAACTACCTGTTTACCATGACCCAGTGGTACCCACGCTTGTGTGTATACAGCGATTTTCAGGGATGGCAGAACCATCAATTTACCGGTAGAGGTGAGTTTGCCTTAACCTTTGGCGATTTTAAAGTTCAAATGACAGTTCCAGCTGATCACCTTGTGGGTTCAACAGGAGAGTGTATCAATTATAGCGCTGTTTTAAATCCCACGCAATTAAGTAGGTATAATTCTGCTAAAACTGCGGCCGCGCCGGTAGAAATCCAAACCTTGGCTGAAGCTAAACTGGCGGAAACCAAAAAATCTACAGCTAAAAAAACATGGGTTTTTAATGCGAATAATGTCCGCGATTTTGCCTGGACATCTTCCCGCAAGTTTATCTGGGATGCGATGCCTCAAAAAATTCAGGCCAATAACAATACTGTAATGTGTATGAGTTTTTATGGAAAGGAAGCATACAACCTTTACAGCAAGTTTTCTACCCGTGCGGTGGCGCATACCATTAAAACCTACTCAGATTTTACTATCCCTTATCCTTATCCGGTTGCACAAAGTATTGAGGCTGCAAACGGAATGGAATACCCAATGATCTGCTTTAACTATGGCCGCACAGATACTGATGGTACATACAGCGAAAGCACTAAAAATGGGATGTTAGGTGTAATTATTCACGAGGTTGGACACAACTTCTTCCCGATGATTATAAATAGTGATGAACGCCAATGGACCTGGATGGATGAAGGACTAAATTCTTTTGTAGAGTATTTAACCGAAGAACTCTGGGATAACAAATTTCCAAGTAAAAAAGGGCCGGCATATACCATTGTTGATTACATGAAACTGCCTAAAGACGAGTTGGAACCAATTATGACCAACTCTGAAAATATTGCCCGTTTCGGTCCGAATGCCTATTCGAAGCCTGCTACCGGCTTAAATATCCTTCGCGAAACCATCATGGGAAGAGAACTTTTCGATTATGCATTTAAGGAATATTCGAGAAGATGGGCTTTTAAACATCCAGAGCCTGCTGATCTTTTCCGTACCATGGAAGATGCCAGCGGTGAAGATTTAGATTGGTTTTGGAGAGGCTGGTTTTACGGAACCGATCCCTGCGATATATCTTTAGATAGTGTGAAATTTGCAAAAGCCGATTTTCCTAAAGATTTACCGGAAGCCAAATCGAAAATGGTTAAAATTGATAAACCCGCTGTTAATGCCTTTGAAGATATTTCGAAAATCAGAAACCGTGAGGATAAGAAGATTAATTTTTATGTAGATAAAACTCCTGGAGCACAAGATTTCTATTATAAATACGACAGAGGAATGGTTACTGTTGATACCACTGTTGCTACCAAAACCGAAACGGCTGCAACATTAGAAGCTGTTCCTTCGGCTGAACAGGACAAATATGGCAACAAATTTCTTTACGAATTAAGCTTTAGCAACAGAGGAGGCTTGGTAATGCCGATCATTGTTGAATTTACGTATAAAGACGGAACAAAGGAAATAGACCGTATTCCGGCGCAGATTTGGAGACATAATGAATTGAAAACAGCTAAGTTCTATGTTAAAAACAAAGAAGTAGCCTCTATTTTAATTGATCCATTACGCGAAACCGCAGATATTGATACTTCAAATAATACTTGGGGCGGTAAAGCAAAAGAAAGTAAGTTTAAGGTATATAAAACCAAAGCGGGTGGAACAGTAAGAGGCCAATCGGTTGGTAAAAACCCAATGCAGGCCGCAGCGGGTAAATAG